From Blattabacterium cuenoti, the proteins below share one genomic window:
- a CDS encoding nucleotide pyrophosphohydrolase: protein MEINHMQKLVHNWIINHGIRYFNILTNTILLSEEVGEVSKIIARKYGEQSERKNCKNISIENLGEELSDVLFILLCLANQTGIDLEKSFHNKLEKKKKRDHIRHHNNEKLKQ from the coding sequence TTGGAAATAAATCATATGCAAAAATTAGTACATAACTGGATTATTAATCATGGAATACGTTATTTCAACATATTAACAAATACTATCCTTTTATCTGAAGAAGTTGGAGAAGTTTCAAAAATTATTGCTAGAAAATATGGAGAACAATCTGAAAGAAAAAATTGTAAAAATATTAGTATAGAAAATCTTGGAGAAGAATTATCAGATGTATTGTTTATTTTACTTTGTTTAGCAAATCAAACTGGGATTGATTTGGAAAAATCTTTCCATAATAAATTAGAAAAAAAGAAAAAAAGAGATCATATAAGACACCATAATAATGAAAAATTAAAACAATAA
- a CDS encoding transketolase family protein, with product MKIYKNKGMKETRAGFGDALTLLGKINKKVVALCADLTNSLFMNQFSKENPERFFQIGIAEANMMNIAAGLSIGNFIPFTGTFANFSTSRVYDQIRQSIAYSNKNVKICASHSGLTLGEDGATHQCLEDIGMMKMLPGMTVINTCDYNQTYAATLAIAKYVGPVYLRFGRPSVANFTDTNQVFEIGKGILLTEGEDVTIVSTGHLVWESLEAARLLKEQENISCEIINIHTIKPLDEKVILNSVNKTKCIVTAEEHNYFGGLGESISRVLTTKNNNFIRQSLVAVNDTFGESGKPSELLKKYKIDRDSIINHVKKILEEKRKFWK from the coding sequence ATGAAGATATATAAAAATAAAGGGATGAAAGAAACTAGAGCTGGTTTTGGAGATGCTTTAACTTTATTAGGAAAAATAAATAAGAAAGTAGTAGCTCTATGTGCAGATCTAACTAATTCTTTGTTTATGAATCAATTTTCAAAAGAAAATCCAGAAAGATTTTTTCAAATTGGAATTGCGGAAGCAAATATGATGAATATAGCAGCAGGCCTTAGTATTGGAAATTTCATTCCTTTCACTGGAACATTTGCTAATTTTTCTACGTCACGCGTATATGATCAAATACGGCAGTCTATTGCTTATTCCAATAAAAATGTCAAAATATGTGCATCTCATTCTGGATTAACCTTGGGGGAAGATGGAGCGACACATCAATGTTTAGAAGATATTGGTATGATGAAAATGTTACCTGGAATGACTGTGATTAATACTTGTGATTATAACCAAACTTATGCAGCTACTTTAGCTATAGCAAAATATGTAGGACCAGTATATTTGCGTTTTGGAAGACCATCTGTTGCTAATTTTACGGATACAAATCAAGTATTTGAAATTGGTAAAGGAATTCTTTTAACAGAAGGAGAAGATGTAACCATTGTTAGTACAGGACATTTAGTTTGGGAGTCTTTAGAAGCTGCAAGATTATTGAAAGAACAAGAAAATATCTCTTGTGAGATTATTAATATTCATACTATTAAACCTTTAGATGAAAAAGTTATTTTAAATTCTGTTAATAAAACAAAATGTATTGTAACAGCTGAAGAACATAATTATTTCGGTGGATTGGGGGAAAGTATTTCTAGAGTTCTTACTACAAAGAACAATAATTTTATTCGTCAAAGTTTAGTAGCAGTCAATGATACTTTTGGAGAAAGTGGGAAACCTTCAGAGTTATTAAAAAAATATAAAATAGATCGAGATTCTATCATAAATCATGTCAAAAAAATATTAGAAGAAAAAAGAAAATTTTGGAAATAA
- a CDS encoding transketolase, with translation MNGSRKYLNDLCSQVRRDILRMINNANSGHPGGSLGCTEYFVALYQGIMNYNPNKFTMDGNGEDLFFLSNGHISPVYYSILARSGFFPIEELSSFRKLNSRLQGHPSTHGNLPGIRISSGSLGQGMSVSIGAALSKKLNKDYDSLIYSLHGDGELNEGQIWEAILYAGAKNIDNYIATIDYNRQQIDGKTDDVLPLGNIKKKFQSFDWIVLEEIEGNNLERVINILKKAKKKTKKGKPVLIILYTQMGYGVDFMIGNHLWHGKSPNQKELKEALSQNNESLGDFPIML, from the coding sequence ATGAACGGATCTAGAAAATATTTAAACGATTTATGTTCTCAAGTAAGAAGAGATATTTTACGTATGATAAATAACGCAAACTCTGGACATCCTGGTGGTTCATTAGGATGTACAGAATACTTTGTTGCTCTATATCAAGGAATAATGAATTACAACCCAAATAAATTTACAATGGATGGAAATGGAGAAGATCTTTTTTTTCTATCTAATGGACATATATCTCCTGTTTATTATAGTATATTAGCTCGTTCTGGTTTTTTTCCAATAGAAGAATTATCTTCTTTTAGAAAATTAAATTCTCGTTTACAAGGACATCCTTCTACACATGGAAATCTTCCTGGTATACGTATTTCTTCCGGATCTTTAGGACAAGGAATGTCTGTATCTATAGGAGCCGCTTTATCAAAAAAATTGAATAAAGATTATGATAGCCTTATTTACAGTTTACATGGTGATGGAGAATTAAATGAAGGTCAGATATGGGAAGCTATATTATATGCAGGAGCAAAAAATATAGATAATTATATTGCTACTATAGATTATAATAGACAACAAATAGATGGAAAAACAGATGATGTATTACCACTAGGTAATATAAAGAAAAAATTCCAGTCTTTTGATTGGATTGTATTAGAAGAAATAGAAGGAAATAATCTTGAAAGAGTTATTAATATTTTAAAAAAAGCAAAAAAGAAGACAAAAAAAGGAAAACCTGTTTTAATTATTTTGTATACCCAAATGGGATATGGGGTAGACTTTATGATAGGAAATCATCTATGGCATGGTAAATCTCCTAATCAAAAAGAATTAAAAGAAGCATTATCCCAAAATAATGAATCTTTAGGAGATTTTCCAATAATGTTATAA
- the smpB gene encoding SsrA-binding protein: MSIINRKAKFNYRYIEGYIAGIQLFGTEVKSIKRNMVNITESFCQIKNGELYSINMDIAKYQFGTNFNHDRKRERKLLLTKKELVRIEKKLKIPGITIIPTKLFVNNKGYIKVQIFLVKGKKKYDKRESIKKRDFLREMKKENI; this comes from the coding sequence ATGAGTATTATAAATAGAAAAGCTAAATTCAATTATCGATATATAGAAGGATATATAGCTGGTATACAACTGTTTGGGACAGAAGTAAAATCCATAAAAAGAAATATGGTAAATATAACGGAAAGTTTCTGTCAAATAAAGAATGGAGAATTATATTCCATAAATATGGATATAGCTAAATATCAATTTGGAACTAATTTTAATCACGATAGAAAGAGAGAGAGAAAATTATTGCTAACTAAAAAAGAGTTAGTAAGAATAGAAAAAAAGTTAAAAATTCCAGGAATTACTATTATTCCTACTAAATTATTTGTTAACAATAAAGGTTATATAAAAGTTCAAATATTTCTGGTTAAAGGAAAAAAGAAATACGATAAACGTGAGTCTATTAAAAAAAGAGATTTTTTACGTGAGATGAAAAAAGAGAATATATGA
- a CDS encoding OmpA family protein, translating to MKNVNFVILFFSLFSFPFSLLLSQSETKDILYKWSIQSGAYDVNFHPINFPLKNFLYKRNNNISNPFSTIELIYKVNKNMGVFFHSSLGKVQDPKWKIKNALFFKFNPGINFYLFSIDWLDPYFKLGTGYHHLEYKKRKNILRIGRSNYYQLARKGFLMLDGGLGMNIWMIPNFGINLQSLYNHVFSRLSKGYLNYWEHNLGLIYRFGEEKNEDISQYKEVKVIKIDEKNYFLPSEKKGIERIEKKGIEKKGKTEDKIYDPKKDLDKDGILDKDDFCPNEFGLKLFKGCPDTDFDNIPDYKDVCPDIYGKKEYHGCPNSVIFRPILFDKGKHSLSPISLEILNEIYEIMIKKLQNYNFDINGYTDSYRNDLFNQILSKKRAYSVFKVLVSKGVNPSRLNMKGIVTKKGRSVKITICK from the coding sequence ATGAAAAACGTTAATTTTGTTATTTTATTCTTTTCATTATTTTCTTTCCCTTTTTCACTATTATTATCTCAATCGGAAACTAAAGATATTCTTTACAAATGGTCTATTCAATCAGGAGCATATGATGTTAATTTTCATCCAATCAATTTTCCTTTAAAAAATTTTCTTTATAAAAGAAATAATAACATAAGTAATCCTTTTTCTACCATAGAACTTATTTATAAGGTCAATAAAAACATGGGAGTCTTTTTCCATTCATCGTTAGGAAAAGTACAGGATCCAAAATGGAAAATAAAAAATGCTCTTTTTTTTAAATTTAATCCTGGAATAAATTTTTATCTATTTTCTATAGATTGGTTAGATCCTTATTTTAAATTAGGGACAGGCTATCATCATTTGGAATATAAAAAGAGAAAAAATATTTTAAGGATTGGAAGATCCAATTATTATCAATTAGCTAGAAAAGGTTTTCTTATGTTAGATGGTGGATTAGGAATGAATATTTGGATGATTCCTAATTTTGGTATTAATTTACAAAGTCTTTATAACCATGTATTTTCACGTCTATCAAAAGGATATTTAAATTATTGGGAACATAATTTAGGTTTAATATATCGTTTTGGAGAAGAAAAAAATGAAGATATCTCTCAATATAAAGAAGTAAAAGTAATAAAAATTGATGAAAAAAATTATTTTTTACCTTCAGAAAAAAAAGGAATAGAAAGAATAGAAAAAAAAGGAATAGAAAAAAAAGGAAAAACAGAAGATAAAATATATGATCCAAAAAAGGATTTAGATAAAGATGGAATCTTAGATAAAGATGATTTTTGTCCTAATGAATTTGGATTAAAATTATTCAAAGGATGTCCAGATACAGATTTTGATAACATTCCAGATTATAAAGATGTATGTCCAGATATATATGGAAAAAAAGAATACCACGGATGTCCAAATAGTGTTATTTTTCGTCCTATATTATTTGATAAAGGAAAGCATTCATTATCTCCTATTTCCTTGGAAATTTTAAATGAAATATATGAAATTATGATAAAAAAACTCCAAAATTATAATTTTGATATCAATGGATACACAGATTCTTATAGAAATGACTTATTTAATCAAATTTTATCTAAAAAAAGAGCTTATTCTGTATTTAAAGTTTTAGTTTCTAAAGGCGTTAATCCATCAAGATTGAATATGAAAGGAATAGTAACAAAAAAAGGTAGATCAGTAAAGATTACAATATGTAAATAA
- the tatC gene encoding twin-arginine translocase subunit TatC produces the protein MKNREKEKKEMPFLDHIEELRKHFIRSVLSILFSAILLMKKKDFIFDHVLFGPAKNNFITYRLFSKIENFFHLNTHSIFFLSKNIEVQNRQIFGQFNTYIWTCLIGGFIISFPYIFYEFWKFILPALSHEEKKYSRGIILTGTFLFILGILFGYFILCPFLIHFGSNFRISFFPKNIFDLSDYISLILHSTLSMGFTFLFPIFIYFLTKIDLISYSFLKKYRKHAFLIMLIISSAITPGDILSTIIVLIPLLVLYQLSVYISFLTEKKEVKKKTK, from the coding sequence ATGAAAAACAGGGAAAAAGAAAAGAAAGAAATGCCTTTTTTGGACCATATAGAAGAATTAAGAAAACACTTTATTCGTAGCGTTTTATCTATATTATTTTCTGCTATTCTTTTAATGAAAAAAAAAGATTTTATTTTTGATCATGTACTTTTTGGTCCGGCAAAAAATAACTTTATTACTTACCGTTTATTTTCTAAAATAGAAAATTTTTTCCATTTAAATACTCATTCTATTTTTTTTCTTTCTAAAAATATAGAAGTACAGAATAGACAGATATTTGGACAATTTAATACATATATATGGACATGTTTAATTGGAGGTTTTATTATATCTTTTCCTTATATCTTTTATGAATTTTGGAAATTTATTCTTCCTGCTCTTTCCCATGAAGAAAAAAAGTATTCTAGAGGAATTATTTTAACGGGAACTTTTCTATTTATATTAGGAATTCTTTTTGGTTATTTTATTTTGTGTCCATTTTTAATTCATTTTGGATCTAATTTCAGAATTAGTTTTTTTCCAAAAAATATATTTGATTTATCGGATTATATATCTTTGATTCTGCATTCTACATTATCTATGGGATTTACTTTTTTATTCCCAATTTTTATATATTTTCTTACTAAAATTGATTTAATTTCTTATTCTTTTTTAAAAAAATATAGGAAACATGCTTTCTTAATTATGCTGATTATTTCTTCTGCTATTACTCCTGGAGATATTTTAAGCACTATAATCGTTTTAATTCCTTTGTTAGTACTCTATCAATTAAGTGTTTACATTTCTTTTTTAACAGAAAAAAAAGAAGTTAAAAAAAAGACCAAATAA
- a CDS encoding redox-regulated ATPase YchF, whose protein sequence is MKLTCGIIGFPNIGKSTLFNIISNSEVLSKNYPFCTIEPNYGMTNVIDKRLFELNNLIQSIKVVPSKIKIVDIAGLIRGSHKGEGLGNKFLSHIRETNVIIHMIRSFKDIKVVHTEGSINPIRDKEIIDMELQLKDLETIEKKLRKIEKINHDQSCRKILLNVVSFLKKGKNIRTYPFKDNEKKYINNLQLLTMKPVLYVCNYDKEEYSNIKDLKKIVSQEKSPLIVLSLNKKRKDLTYEVYNIIQESFNLLTLQSFFTIGKQEIRSWSIPKDWTVYQASSIIHTDFKKGFVCAEVIHYKDFIKYGSEEKVKKAGKKFLAGKNYLVQDGDILNFRFNK, encoded by the coding sequence ATGAAATTAACATGTGGAATAATAGGTTTTCCTAATATAGGAAAATCAACTCTTTTTAATATTATTTCGAATTCAGAAGTTTTATCAAAAAACTATCCTTTTTGTACTATAGAACCTAATTATGGAATGACAAATGTTATAGATAAAAGATTATTTGAATTAAATAATCTAATTCAAAGTATAAAAGTAGTTCCATCGAAAATAAAAATAGTAGACATTGCTGGGTTAATTAGAGGATCTCATAAGGGGGAAGGTTTGGGTAACAAATTTCTTTCTCACATTCGAGAGACAAATGTTATCATTCATATGATTCGTTCTTTTAAAGATATCAAAGTTGTTCATACAGAAGGATCAATTAATCCAATTAGGGATAAAGAAATAATTGATATGGAGTTACAATTGAAAGATTTAGAAACAATAGAAAAAAAACTAAGAAAAATTGAGAAGATAAATCATGATCAATCTTGTAGAAAGATATTACTAAATGTAGTTTCTTTTCTAAAAAAAGGAAAAAATATTAGAACATATCCATTTAAAGATAATGAAAAAAAATATATAAATAATTTGCAATTGCTAACAATGAAACCCGTTTTGTACGTGTGTAATTACGATAAAGAAGAATATTCAAATATAAAAGATTTAAAGAAAATAGTAAGTCAAGAAAAATCACCTTTAATCGTTTTATCTTTAAATAAAAAAAGAAAGGATTTAACATATGAGGTTTATAATATCATCCAAGAATCTTTTAATTTATTAACTTTACAAAGTTTCTTTACAATAGGAAAACAAGAAATACGTTCTTGGTCTATTCCTAAGGATTGGACCGTTTATCAAGCTTCATCTATTATTCATACAGATTTTAAAAAAGGTTTTGTCTGTGCAGAAGTTATTCATTACAAAGATTTTATTAAATATGGATCAGAAGAAAAAGTAAAAAAAGCGGGAAAAAAGTTTTTGGCTGGAAAAAACTATCTTGTCCAAGATGGGGATATTTTGAATTTTAGATTTAACAAATGA
- a CDS encoding M42 family metallopeptidase: MEKKNYYSISENSIIFLRKYLNSFSPSGNESQGQEIWKKYIHSYVERVETDLYGSAFGILNPKNSSYKLIIEAHADEISWFVNYITKDGIIYVSRNGGTDHQIAPSKKVVIHTEKGFVEGIFGWPAIHTRKLSEEKNPNIDNIFVDIGASNKEEVEKMGIHVGCYITYPDEFHIMNDNYFVCRSLDNKIGGFIIAEVLKMIVKSKIQLKFGLYVVNSVQEEVGLKGAKMIAYAIKPHIAIVTDVTHDTNTPMIDKKIEGDIKCGLGPVITYSPSIKKNIRELIMNTAIIKNLPFQRLVASRYTGTDADVFAYSNKGISSGLISIPLKYMHTTVEMVHKKDVELTIQLIFETLKRINSSIEEFFIC, encoded by the coding sequence ATGGAAAAGAAAAATTATTATTCAATAAGTGAAAATTCTATAATTTTCCTTAGAAAATATTTAAACAGTTTTTCTCCTAGTGGAAACGAAAGTCAAGGACAAGAAATATGGAAAAAATACATACATTCTTATGTAGAAAGAGTGGAAACCGATTTGTATGGATCAGCTTTCGGTATTTTAAATCCTAAAAATTCTTCTTATAAGTTAATTATTGAAGCTCATGCTGATGAAATTTCTTGGTTTGTCAATTATATAACAAAAGACGGAATAATATATGTATCTAGAAATGGAGGAACAGATCATCAAATAGCTCCATCAAAAAAAGTAGTGATTCATACAGAAAAAGGATTTGTAGAAGGCATTTTTGGTTGGCCTGCTATTCATACAAGAAAATTATCAGAAGAGAAAAATCCAAACATAGATAATATTTTTGTAGATATTGGAGCTTCTAATAAAGAAGAGGTAGAAAAAATGGGAATTCATGTAGGTTGTTATATCACATACCCTGATGAATTTCATATAATGAATGATAACTATTTTGTATGTAGATCTTTAGATAATAAAATTGGTGGTTTTATTATAGCTGAAGTACTAAAAATGATTGTAAAAAGTAAAATACAATTAAAATTTGGATTATACGTAGTAAATTCAGTTCAAGAAGAAGTAGGTTTAAAAGGAGCAAAGATGATAGCTTACGCTATAAAACCTCATATAGCTATTGTAACAGATGTTACACATGATACTAACACTCCAATGATAGATAAAAAAATAGAAGGGGATATTAAATGTGGATTAGGTCCTGTTATTACATATAGTCCTTCTATAAAGAAGAATATTAGAGAACTTATTATGAATACAGCTATTATAAAAAATCTTCCTTTTCAACGTTTAGTAGCATCTAGATATACTGGAACAGATGCAGATGTTTTTGCATATTCAAACAAAGGAATATCTTCTGGTTTAATATCCATTCCTCTCAAGTATATGCATACTACAGTAGAAATGGTTCACAAGAAAGATGTAGAACTAACCATTCAATTAATTTTCGAAACATTAAAAAGAATAAATTCTTCTATAGAAGAATTTTTCATTTGTTAA
- the dapF gene encoding diaminopimelate epimerase codes for MKLYFFKYEGTGNDFILIDNRKKIIPEFNHSFFKKLCHRRFGVGADGIILIKNDTKSYNNFYMKYYNSDGKESTMCGNGGRCAIAFSNKLGITKKKDKVFYGTIDGNHCGMILNKKLISTNLINVNRDKIKICSKYVFLNTGSPHHVIFVENLKKIDVFRKGREISKNLYSDRGGVNVNFVEILGKNIINVRTYERGVENETLSCGTGVTASVIAIYETEKFFYHENGKTLVNTLGGELWVSLKKIKNQYKDIYLTGRVQFIFEGFIHI; via the coding sequence ATGAAGTTGTATTTTTTTAAATACGAAGGGACGGGAAATGATTTTATCTTAATAGATAATAGAAAAAAAATAATTCCTGAATTTAACCATTCTTTTTTTAAAAAATTATGTCATAGACGTTTTGGAGTTGGAGCTGATGGTATTATTTTGATTAAAAACGACACAAAAAGTTATAATAATTTTTATATGAAATATTATAATTCTGATGGAAAAGAAAGTACGATGTGTGGAAATGGAGGACGTTGTGCTATTGCTTTTTCAAATAAATTAGGAATAACAAAAAAAAAAGATAAAGTATTTTATGGAACTATAGATGGAAATCATTGTGGAATGATTCTGAATAAAAAATTAATTTCTACAAATTTAATTAATGTAAACAGAGATAAAATAAAAATATGTAGTAAATATGTTTTTTTAAACACTGGATCTCCACATCATGTTATATTTGTAGAAAATTTAAAAAAAATAGATGTTTTCCGAAAAGGAAGAGAAATTAGTAAAAATTTATATTCTGATCGAGGAGGTGTGAATGTAAATTTTGTAGAAATATTAGGAAAAAACATTATTAATGTACGAACTTATGAAAGGGGCGTAGAAAATGAAACTTTATCCTGTGGAACAGGAGTAACAGCTTCAGTAATAGCAATATATGAAACTGAAAAATTTTTTTATCATGAAAATGGAAAAACTCTAGTTAACACTTTAGGTGGTGAATTATGGGTGTCATTGAAAAAAATAAAAAATCAATATAAAGATATATATTTAACCGGTCGTGTTCAATTTATATTTGAAGGATTTATCCATATTTAA